Part of the Candidatus Abyssobacteria bacterium SURF_5 genome is shown below.
GAGCCTCTTATCACAAAGAGACTCGTTTTCCCGTTCGGCAAAAAGGTGGTAGTGAACACTGTGCCCCCGCTGAGAAAGGCGCTCCGCCAAATCCACATAGAATATTTGGGCGCCGCCCAAGGCCAAATCCATGAGCGAAAACCCTATTTTTATGGTATCTCCCGGCACTGTTCTATTTTTTCGGCCTTAAGTGATCTTTTACCTTCGCAATTGCCACCTTGCTCTTTTTCATGATGCCCGGAACAATTCGTTTTGGAAGATTCAATTCCTGCAGATATGCGTCCACCATTTGCTGCAGGTCAAGTAAATGTTCCGCCCGGAGGCGGGCTTCCCGCCTATAATGCGCCCGTTCGGCCAACACATTTCTGCATGCGTCAACGGCATTTTTCGTATACGTCGGGCTGAAATAGTCCCACGGTTCGCATTCGAACAGGATTCCACCCCTTCCGACGAGTTCGGCGGTTCCGCCGAATCGCGGAGCAACAATCGCTACGCCACTCATGAGGGCTTCGACTACCACGTTTGGACACGAGTCGCCGCATACCGGATGGAAAAGCACGTCACATCTCTTCAGCGCCTCCGCCCAATCGGGCTCTGCCAGGTCGCCGGCATAGCGCACCTTGACGTCGCTCTGACCGGCTTGAAGGCGCTCGTGAAGCACGACTTCGTTCTCGGAGTCAAGCGCGCCCGCTATCAGAATCTGGTGCGGCAGAGCCAGCTCATCCGAAAGCCGGAACAGAGTCTTCAGTCGATATCGGTATCTCAAGCTGCCGGCGGCGGCGATAACCGGAACGTCATGCGAAGGCCCGGGCATGAAGAAATCTTTGGAAACTCCGTTGTAGACCACGGCAAAATGATTCTCGCGTTTGTACAGCAGGCGGTCAAGCTGAGCCTTGGCCCACTGCGATTGGTAGATCACTTTCGGAGATATCTCGAGCGCGTGCCGGATCAAGTCATTCTGTTGGCGGTGAGCATCGTCCATGAGCTTCCCCATCACGGGAAACCATTCGGGGATATTGCAGCCCGCCACCCGATAGAGGAACGGAATACGTCGTTCAACCAGTTTTTCGATGCCTGCTGTCGCAATGTTGAGATAGGCTGCGTCAAACCGGGTGTTTACATCATGCGTCACGACGTAACCGCGCTCCCGCAGCTCTTGAATGAATCTGGCCGCCCATCGGTTTGGGCCGCCCCTGCCTGTTCCGTCGGTGTTCAGATAAATTTTCATTTGGTCGCCACCACGAGATAAGACCGTGGAAACTGCGCCGGGCCCTTCGACTCGATGAGAACTTCCGCGAAATCCGACAGAACATGCCTCAGCCCCTGATCCGTAATCCTCCATAAATCCGGGACGGTTACCGTCGAATGCAGATAATAATTGAACGGAATCGTCAGCAGCAGCTTCCCGCGCGGCTTGAGAATGGCATGCATTTGACGCGCTGCGCGAATTGGATCGGCCACGTGCTCCAAGACATCAAAACAAAGCAAAAAATCAAAGCGAGCCGTTTCAAAAGTATCGGTCAGCCGGTGAATATCCGCGACAACGTCCACCTGAGGGCTTTTCACACAATCCATCAGCAAATAATTGCATCGATTTGAGAGAATGGTTCTGGGATAATCCCAACAGCCGCCGCCGACATCCAGAACATCCCCGTGAATTTCAGATGCCCACGCGTCGACAAAGCGTATGATGTCGGCTCGAACCAGCGTCTCCCATCTGCCGTTGACTTTCGTGACGGGTGGCCGGATGATAATCGGTAGAAACAATTTGGAGAACACGGAACTCAATTTCCGCAGCGTAAGATCAGATGGTTTGAAAATGGCCCGCATGAAATTCATTGTCTCTCACAATTAATCAAGGCGTTAAGCGATCCGTTATGGCGCCTGAGTCAGTCTCGGTTGTCCTTACCTGATTTAAGCTGCTTTCCCAGCTTTAGGAAAAGCTCATACGCTCCTGGATGTTGCTTGAGAGCGCGCTTGTCATTCATAATCGCGCACCGTTTGAGCAACTCCCCCAGCTTTTCCTTTGGCATCGAATCCAAATCCAAGAAGGTCAAGGGCAACGAAAAAGTGATCTCTTCCGTCTTCTTTGCGATGACCAGCAACTCATTGGTGACAAATGATTTTAGCCATGATGTGCCCTGATATCTTCCTGAAAAATCATACGCTTTCTCAAGCATTTTCCTCAGCCGCTGTCCGATAAGGTATCGAAGCCGACCCGTGGTATAGCGTTCTGGATAATACCGGCTTTCATCGTGGATATCAGTGAATCCATAACTCAGCATGTAAATGAAAAGGGACTTGTAATTCCAGAACGTAATGTGGTGATTGTTCGCGCTCAGAGGAACCCCGCCTCGCAATTCACTGTAGATGCGGTTTCCAATAAAAGAGATATTGGGGGTGGTAATCAACAAATAGCCGCCTTTTTTGAGCACGCTGTGGCAAAAAAAGAAAAATCCATTCGTATCAAAGATGTGCTCGATGGCGTCGGTGCAAACCACCAGATCAAATTGCTCGCGGTGCTTTTCCATTGCTTGTGCACGTGAATCCGGCTTGTCAAGATCAACAAGAAATGCGTCGAACCCGCAGGAGGCTGCATGCTCGACCGACCGCGGCACGACGTCGGCCGCGGTGACGGTCGCCTGAAAATGATCTCTCAGAATGGTCGATAGCTCGTTGTTTCCGCAACACAGATTCAAGGCACGGCCGCCGCGCCAACTCATCTCGTCGAGCACCTCACACGCGGCCTGGAACCAGGGCTTGCTGAAATTGACAGGTCTCAGTTCCGCTATCCTGCGATCATATTCTTGTTTTGCATCCATCTTTCAGTTACCGGAAATTGCGGCTGCCGATGCCTCCTTAAAGATCAGGTTATTGGTTTATCGCCCCTTTTCGAGCAAGGGCAACCAACCCGAGCCCGAACAGAGGAAGCCTCCTGTTCCACCGACTTTTTGGTTGAGAATACACTATCGGCCTTGTGCCGGCGCGAACCTTGATTTCGCGAAAGCCCGCGTCCCGCAGCACCCTCG
Proteins encoded:
- a CDS encoding glycosyltransferase, whose amino-acid sequence is MEDYGSGAEACSVGFRGSSHRVEGPGAVSTVLSRGGDQMKIYLNTDGTGRGGPNRWAARFIQELRERGYVVTHDVNTRFDAAYLNIATAGIEKLVERRIPFLYRVAGCNIPEWFPVMGKLMDDAHRQQNDLIRHALEISPKVIYQSQWAKAQLDRLLYKRENHFAVVYNGVSKDFFMPGPSHDVPVIAAAGSLRYRYRLKTLFRLSDELALPHQILIAGALDSENEVVLHERLQAGQSDVKVRYAGDLAEPDWAEALKRCDVLFHPVCGDSCPNVVVEALMSGVAIVAPRFGGTAELVGRGGILFECEPWDYFSPTYTKNAVDACRNVLAERAHYRREARLRAEHLLDLQQMVDAYLQELNLPKRIVPGIMKKSKVAIAKVKDHLRPKK
- a CDS encoding class I SAM-dependent methyltransferase, whose amino-acid sequence is MDAKQEYDRRIAELRPVNFSKPWFQAACEVLDEMSWRGGRALNLCCGNNELSTILRDHFQATVTAADVVPRSVEHAASCGFDAFLVDLDKPDSRAQAMEKHREQFDLVVCTDAIEHIFDTNGFFFFCHSVLKKGGYLLITTPNISFIGNRIYSELRGGVPLSANNHHITFWNYKSLFIYMLSYGFTDIHDESRYYPERYTTGRLRYLIGQRLRKMLEKAYDFSGRYQGTSWLKSFVTNELLVIAKKTEEITFSLPLTFLDLDSMPKEKLGELLKRCAIMNDKRALKQHPGAYELFLKLGKQLKSGKDNRD
- a CDS encoding class I SAM-dependent methyltransferase, whose translation is MNFMRAIFKPSDLTLRKLSSVFSKLFLPIIIRPPVTKVNGRWETLVRADIIRFVDAWASEIHGDVLDVGGGCWDYPRTILSNRCNYLLMDCVKSPQVDVVADIHRLTDTFETARFDFLLCFDVLEHVADPIRAARQMHAILKPRGKLLLTIPFNYYLHSTVTVPDLWRITDQGLRHVLSDFAEVLIESKGPAQFPRSYLVVATK